A single Chitinophagales bacterium DNA region contains:
- a CDS encoding long-chain fatty acid--CoA ligase gives MEVSRLVDLLPYQLESNPQEKCLSYKVEGQWKSYSTKEVYEIVNKVSRAFVKYGLQPDDKVAIVSTNRPEWNFIDVGMLQAGVVNVPVYPTISSKDYKYIFNDASVKLVFVEDAELYEKVKDLPSHVEGLKDIYSIEKVDGCKNWSEFLSLGEDSGLEEEVKKRKAALKPEDLATIIYTSGTTGSPKGVMLSHNNLVSNVKAAVDVLPLRQDVRTLSFLPLCHIFERVVIYSYFYIGASVYYAESLETLGENLKEVKPHFFTTVPRLLEKVYDKIVNKGLELTGLKRKLFFWALDLGMQFDLKGENSALYNFKLGIARKLIFSKWKEALGGEIEGIVTGAAALQLRLERVFSAGGIAVRQGYGQTETSPVITINRFEEGEYMLGSVGTPIAGVEVKIDPETNEILCKGPNVMMGYYNLPDKTAETIDKDGWLHTGDCGEFVEGKFLKITDRVKELFKTSGGKYVAPQVIENKMKESMLIEQMAVIGENQKFVSALVVPAIEGLKDWCKNNGVDFTSLEEVVKNEKVLQAYEEEINKYNDEFGKWEQVKRFKLLPKEWSVDSGELTPTMKLKRRVIHERYAKEIEDLYNV, from the coding sequence ATGGAAGTAAGTAGACTGGTAGACCTTTTACCTTATCAATTAGAAAGCAATCCACAGGAAAAATGCCTTAGCTACAAAGTTGAAGGGCAATGGAAAAGCTACAGCACAAAAGAAGTGTATGAAATTGTAAATAAAGTAAGCAGAGCATTTGTGAAATATGGCTTGCAACCCGATGATAAAGTTGCAATAGTCAGTACCAATCGACCTGAATGGAATTTCATTGATGTTGGTATGTTGCAGGCAGGTGTAGTAAATGTCCCTGTTTATCCCACTATTAGTTCAAAAGATTATAAATACATCTTCAATGATGCTTCAGTAAAATTGGTATTTGTAGAAGATGCAGAGCTCTACGAAAAAGTCAAAGATTTACCTTCGCATGTAGAAGGCCTTAAGGATATTTATTCCATTGAAAAAGTTGATGGATGTAAAAACTGGTCTGAATTCTTAAGTCTTGGAGAAGATTCAGGATTAGAAGAAGAAGTGAAAAAAAGAAAAGCTGCTTTAAAACCTGAAGATTTAGCAACTATTATTTATACTTCAGGAACAACAGGTAGTCCGAAAGGAGTAATGCTTTCACATAACAACCTTGTCAGTAATGTTAAGGCAGCAGTTGATGTATTGCCGCTCAGACAGGATGTAAGAACACTTAGTTTTTTACCGCTCTGTCATATATTTGAGCGGGTAGTTATTTATTCTTATTTCTATATCGGTGCTTCAGTATATTATGCGGAGAGTTTAGAAACTTTGGGCGAAAACCTGAAAGAAGTGAAACCACATTTCTTTACTACTGTTCCACGCTTGCTAGAAAAAGTGTATGATAAGATTGTCAATAAAGGATTGGAACTGACCGGGCTTAAAAGAAAATTATTCTTCTGGGCCTTAGACCTGGGCATGCAATTCGATTTGAAAGGAGAAAATTCTGCTCTTTATAATTTTAAATTAGGTATAGCCCGAAAATTGATATTCAGCAAATGGAAAGAAGCCCTGGGCGGGGAAATTGAAGGAATAGTAACCGGAGCTGCTGCATTGCAATTGCGTTTGGAAAGAGTTTTTTCTGCCGGTGGAATTGCCGTTCGTCAGGGTTATGGACAAACGGAAACATCTCCTGTGATAACAATTAATCGATTTGAGGAAGGTGAATATATGCTCGGTTCGGTTGGAACTCCCATAGCAGGTGTAGAAGTAAAAATTGATCCTGAAACCAATGAAATCCTCTGTAAAGGCCCGAATGTAATGATGGGTTATTACAACCTTCCCGATAAAACAGCAGAAACCATTGATAAAGATGGTTGGCTGCATACAGGTGATTGTGGTGAATTTGTAGAAGGCAAATTTCTGAAAATCACTGACCGTGTAAAAGAATTGTTTAAAACCTCTGGCGGAAAATATGTAGCCCCACAAGTGATTGAAAACAAAATGAAAGAAAGTATGCTCATCGAGCAAATGGCTGTAATCGGAGAAAACCAAAAATTTGTTTCTGCACTAGTGGTTCCCGCTATTGAAGGACTAAAGGACTGGTGCAAGAACAATGGAGTTGATTTTACTTCGCTTGAAGAAGTTGTAAAAAATGAAAAAGTGCTTCAGGCCTATGAAGAAGAAATTAACAAATACAATGATGAATTTGGCAAATGGGAGCAAGTGAAAAGATTCAAACTATTGCCCAAGGAATGGTCGGTAGATAGCGGTGAATTGACTCCTACCATGAAGCTTAAGCGAAGAGTAATTCATGAACGCTACGCCAAGGAAATAGAAGACCTGTATAATGTTTAA
- a CDS encoding PKD domain-containing protein has protein sequence MKKKLTLLLLTFAFMATGLYAQNCTPVSFGQPTIQPPTEDLDCVERGQPYSETVYIQNFDEVTLSGFTATVNFLRIDSIINLPCGLDYQVNTSQSTNSNTIAGGDSACISIYGTSHDFPGQYRILLYITVEVVVSGFPQQFQGEATDLIDQIEATAGQSLGLDFNYWLRVRETAAPCPAIDTLDATAWNLTASDPCPNPSDFVVQALSRTSEICGGDSVELYATAAGGTLPYTYSWDPDSSLIDANTQAPIAVPTVTTNYTVTADDGSTTATSDVEITIIPEPTAGFSFVVDSNQVTFTNNSTNATSYSWDYGDNTSGAASDPVKTYINAGTYDVILTATNNCGSDADTQSVTIVSQAFCTLSATCSAQSPTGNLGLSPDTDNINCVNRGDFYQQYLYLEVPAQITIQNLGITAEIDFLRIDNIENLPCGIAYRFDDPSQLYNGGTTGCLELYGTTIDPVGQYKLLLYITISISVPAFGIQGEEFSGRADELLQQIEDQLGSSLGIDFEYWLRVKNAGTTTCPAVDRSGNNDLTASCDVLEAAFTGSSCDGANGTLTGFGAGGYPPYTFDWDNGAMDSSIVVGPDSVVLLRVVDSLGNTVCSEAQLMPLTDPVADFESSLGEELTVTFDDASAEAITSYSWDFGDGNTSTEANPQHQYAAEGTYTVELTVTNDCGTHTVEKEVEVVPVGINDFNADFSISVIPNPNDGLFYLNIKTEKRENGVLSAYDMSGKVVYRENLDIINVRKAIDLNGVSQGVYILELRTESSRVIEKLVIK, from the coding sequence ATGAAAAAGAAACTAACCCTTTTATTACTCACATTTGCCTTTATGGCTACCGGGCTTTATGCTCAAAATTGCACCCCTGTTAGTTTTGGTCAACCTACAATTCAACCACCTACTGAAGACCTGGATTGTGTAGAAAGAGGCCAGCCTTATTCTGAAACCGTTTATATTCAGAACTTTGATGAGGTTACACTTTCAGGCTTTACAGCTACTGTAAACTTTTTGCGCATTGACAGTATAATCAATTTGCCTTGCGGTCTTGATTATCAGGTAAACACCTCTCAAAGTACCAATAGCAATACTATTGCAGGAGGGGACTCGGCCTGTATTTCTATTTACGGCACATCTCATGATTTTCCAGGACAATACAGGATTTTACTTTATATAACTGTTGAAGTAGTCGTTTCTGGTTTCCCTCAACAATTCCAGGGAGAAGCTACTGATTTGATTGATCAAATTGAAGCTACTGCCGGCCAATCCTTGGGATTAGATTTTAATTACTGGTTAAGAGTTAGAGAAACCGCAGCCCCCTGTCCTGCTATTGACACTTTGGATGCTACTGCATGGAATTTAACAGCAAGCGACCCCTGCCCAAATCCATCTGATTTTGTAGTTCAGGCATTGTCAAGAACAAGTGAAATTTGTGGCGGTGATTCAGTCGAGCTTTATGCAACAGCAGCAGGAGGCACATTGCCATACACTTATAGCTGGGATCCCGACTCATCCCTTATCGATGCAAATACACAAGCTCCTATTGCAGTACCAACTGTTACTACGAATTACACCGTAACGGCAGATGATGGCAGCACTACAGCTACCAGCGATGTTGAAATTACCATCATACCTGAACCCACAGCAGGTTTCTCATTTGTGGTAGATAGCAATCAGGTAACTTTTACAAATAACTCAACAAATGCCACATCTTACTCCTGGGACTATGGCGACAATACAAGCGGTGCTGCTTCAGACCCTGTAAAAACTTATATTAATGCCGGTACTTATGATGTGATTTTAACGGCTACCAACAATTGTGGATCTGATGCAGATACACAATCTGTAACTATTGTTTCACAGGCTTTCTGCACCCTTTCAGCTACCTGTTCAGCACAATCGCCTACCGGAAATTTGGGATTGAGTCCTGATACCGATAATATCAATTGTGTAAACAGAGGCGATTTCTATCAGCAATACCTTTACCTGGAAGTTCCTGCCCAAATTACTATTCAAAATTTAGGTATAACTGCAGAGATTGACTTTTTACGTATCGACAATATCGAAAACCTGCCTTGCGGAATTGCCTATCGCTTTGACGATCCGTCACAATTATACAATGGCGGCACAACTGGCTGCCTGGAATTGTATGGAACAACTATAGATCCTGTTGGACAATATAAACTATTGCTTTACATCACAATTAGTATTTCTGTTCCTGCTTTTGGAATACAGGGAGAAGAATTTAGTGGAAGAGCCGATGAGCTCCTACAACAAATAGAAGATCAGTTGGGGTCTTCACTTGGAATTGATTTTGAGTATTGGCTTCGTGTTAAAAATGCGGGAACAACAACTTGCCCTGCTGTTGACAGAAGTGGAAACAATGACCTAACTGCATCTTGTGATGTACTTGAAGCTGCCTTTACAGGTTCAAGCTGTGATGGTGCCAATGGAACACTTACAGGATTTGGTGCAGGCGGATATCCACCTTATACTTTTGATTGGGACAATGGCGCAATGGATTCAAGTATTGTTGTTGGTCCTGATTCAGTAGTGCTATTAAGAGTAGTGGATTCTTTAGGCAATACAGTTTGTTCTGAGGCACAATTAATGCCTTTAACAGATCCTGTTGCAGATTTTGAATCTTCGCTTGGAGAAGAATTGACTGTCACTTTTGATGATGCTTCTGCAGAAGCAATAACATCTTATTCCTGGGATTTTGGGGATGGAAATACTTCAACGGAAGCAAATCCACAACATCAATATGCGGCAGAAGGTACTTACACGGTAGAACTTACGGTAACAAATGATTGTGGAACACACACAGTAGAAAAAGAAGTTGAAGTTGTTCCTGTAGGTATAAATGATTTCAATGCAGATTTCAGTATCAGCGTAATACCTAATCCAAATGATGGACTTTTCTACCTGAATATTAAAACAGAGAAAAGAGAAAATGGTGTATTAAGTGCCTATGACATGAGTGGAAAAGTGGTTTACAGGGAAAATCTCGATATCATAAATGTCAGGAAAGCGATCGATTTGAATGGCGTTTCCCAGGGAGTATATATACTTGAGTTAAGAACTGAATCAAGTAGAGTAATAGAAAAACTCGTTATTAAATAA
- a CDS encoding T9SS type A sorting domain-containing protein: MKIKFISIVAFFMLCIFSIKVNAQCVGCVTDTTNCSGPTGAVCPDILPDADAGFAYDQDVTFNMVTGLVIPGIGISLEVTNVEVIGVAGLPQGLDYTLSATQFDPEENDPASQYGCFKVCGVPCAGDGTYTIQLLLNYTASVVGFPISLEVPFEVALTVNAPYQPLEILSTANYLCPGGTIDLVANDTHSVYNWSNGGSNINIQVNSVGVYGLEVRDTINGNVCVQTDSIEIQDFAPDAGADITICENEITQISASGADFYSWSPGANLSDSTAANPVVLYLDTTTTFTLTGYNDSCSSSTEQITVTVDNNCPQVCQDCEINESCPNIITTQAVCPGVLPTATANQSYETDFSFNFPYEFDITSILPIPIPIPGAFDNITIEYVSIDDINQLPSGLSWESDQSAAGDIYYPGLVDGVTGRGCISICGQLACVPAGTYSLEMNTVLGLEGIPASLQGIINILIPGFNNGELELPVSLTMEVVYDNPLTVTPSGTVNLDFGESVTLTASTNGLSNHTWSNGESGPEITVSETGQYTVTANDGSCNQSVSVQVNVAEDPVGIDELDFQYLDIFPNPTMSEFVISWESTDRIDVLRIYNMQGKIMHEEQLKSNVEQKTISAASWAAGVYFIELTGAKGTVQKKLIKQ; encoded by the coding sequence ATGAAAATTAAATTTATCTCAATAGTTGCATTTTTTATGCTCTGTATTTTTAGCATAAAAGTCAATGCTCAATGTGTAGGATGTGTCACAGATACTACCAATTGTTCAGGTCCTACAGGAGCAGTTTGCCCTGATATACTTCCAGATGCAGATGCCGGATTTGCTTACGATCAGGATGTCACTTTTAATATGGTAACAGGTCTCGTGATTCCAGGCATAGGAATTAGCCTTGAAGTAACTAATGTAGAAGTAATTGGCGTTGCAGGACTTCCGCAGGGTTTGGATTATACACTTTCAGCAACTCAATTTGACCCGGAAGAAAACGACCCTGCTTCGCAATACGGCTGTTTTAAGGTTTGTGGTGTGCCATGTGCCGGTGATGGCACATATACTATTCAATTGCTGTTAAATTATACAGCTTCTGTAGTAGGATTCCCGATTTCTCTTGAAGTGCCTTTTGAAGTAGCACTCACTGTTAATGCACCGTATCAACCACTCGAAATTCTAAGTACAGCGAATTATTTGTGTCCAGGTGGTACAATCGATTTAGTAGCCAATGATACTCATTCAGTATATAACTGGAGCAATGGAGGCAGCAATATTAATATCCAGGTGAATTCAGTCGGTGTTTATGGATTAGAAGTTAGAGATACCATCAATGGAAATGTTTGTGTGCAAACCGATAGTATAGAGATACAGGATTTTGCACCGGATGCAGGAGCTGACATTACTATTTGCGAAAATGAGATTACACAAATTTCAGCGAGTGGAGCAGATTTTTATTCTTGGAGTCCCGGAGCAAATCTCAGCGATTCTACAGCGGCAAATCCTGTAGTGCTCTATCTTGATACAACAACAACATTTACGCTTACAGGTTATAATGACAGTTGTTCTTCTTCAACTGAACAAATTACAGTTACAGTTGACAACAATTGCCCTCAGGTTTGCCAGGATTGTGAAATAAATGAATCTTGTCCCAATATTATTACCACACAAGCTGTTTGCCCAGGTGTATTGCCAACTGCTACAGCAAATCAGTCATACGAAACCGATTTCAGCTTCAATTTTCCATATGAATTTGATATAACATCAATATTACCTATTCCTATTCCAATACCAGGAGCATTTGACAATATCACTATTGAATATGTGAGTATTGATGATATCAATCAATTGCCTTCTGGACTTTCCTGGGAAAGCGACCAATCCGCAGCCGGAGATATTTATTATCCAGGCCTGGTAGATGGGGTTACCGGCCGAGGCTGTATTAGTATTTGCGGTCAGTTAGCATGTGTACCTGCCGGAACTTATAGCCTTGAGATGAACACCGTATTGGGATTGGAAGGAATACCCGCAAGCCTGCAGGGAATAATTAATATACTGATACCTGGGTTTAATAATGGTGAATTAGAACTCCCTGTTTCCCTTACTATGGAAGTGGTTTATGACAATCCCTTGACAGTGACACCTTCAGGCACCGTAAATTTAGATTTTGGCGAAAGTGTTACACTCACTGCATCCACTAATGGTTTGAGTAATCATACATGGTCAAATGGAGAATCCGGCCCTGAAATTACTGTTAGCGAAACAGGTCAATATACAGTCACTGCAAATGATGGCAGTTGTAACCAAAGCGTTAGTGTTCAGGTGAATGTAGCAGAAGACCCTGTAGGTATTGATGAACTCGATTTTCAGTACCTGGACATTTTTCCTAATCCTACAATGTCAGAATTTGTAATAAGCTGGGAAAGCACTGACCGAATTGATGTACTCCGCATTTACAATATGCAGGGAAAAATAATGCATGAAGAACAACTGAAATCCAATGTAGAACAAAAAACAATTTCTGCCGCATCATGGGCAGCAGGGGTGTACTTTATTGAACTGACCGGGGCTAAGGGTACTGTTCAGAAAAAATTGATCAAACAATAA
- a CDS encoding TetR/AcrR family transcriptional regulator — translation MPKKKISREFILNQALKIFSEKSYYNATMADIAEACGILKGSMYHYYPSKEDLMKAVLKQVHHYFNKEVFFYAYEEGLSGEDKLYNMGKATQRWLIDNERGQVMGNIGVETARLIPEFSQLIKLFFDDWIAALTQAFLHKYSEERAREVAEQCVSEIEGAVMMMRIYNEPRFLYDTFHRVLRRIR, via the coding sequence ATGCCCAAAAAGAAAATCAGTAGGGAATTTATTTTAAACCAGGCATTGAAAATATTCAGTGAAAAAAGCTACTACAATGCTACTATGGCAGACATTGCAGAAGCCTGCGGCATATTGAAAGGCAGCATGTACCACTATTATCCCAGCAAAGAAGACTTGATGAAAGCCGTACTGAAACAAGTACACCACTATTTCAACAAAGAAGTGTTTTTCTATGCTTACGAGGAGGGTTTGTCGGGCGAAGACAAGCTCTACAATATGGGAAAAGCCACCCAAAGATGGCTGATCGACAATGAAAGAGGACAGGTTATGGGCAATATTGGCGTAGAGACAGCCCGCTTGATTCCGGAATTTTCACAACTGATCAAATTGTTTTTTGACGATTGGATCGCTGCGCTGACCCAGGCATTTTTACATAAATATTCAGAAGAAAGAGCCAGAGAGGTAGCCGAGCAATGCGTTTCAGAAATTGAAGGCGCAGTGATGATGATGCGGATTTACAATGAACCCCGGTTTTTGTACGATACATTTCATCGCGTACTGAGAAGGATAAGATAG
- a CDS encoding PKD domain-containing protein produces MKRFILTFFSLTLFFALRGFAQCPDPSITADGFHPQPEDLPCIINNGTAYSETVQVNVPASFDTTLPLIGPTTVTIDSIRIDSINNRPTGIAYSCTPSDCVFEGGSAGCVTFSGSTTDPAMDYVLEIYATAWVKVAGSPQTFSGFDISQAGLEYYLTVISECDNCPNTGGEFTADALANNPDICVGGSTTLSVDITDSGNRGPYTYEWSDPSNSLDSNTVANPVASPATSETYNVTVSDTCGNTTISSVDVNVITGPAASFGVSDNGNGAFSFDASASTGVPTLIYDWDFGDGSAAGSGELTTHTYTAEGTYDVVLTVTDDCGASDDHTEPVDVIITSVNDLSQAVDYVKVYPNPNNGTFEVRIKSADIKSNYSLRLMDLQGKEIYAESVSNQNVEFKRSMNFNHLNAGMYFLHISSDGLTYVERLVIQK; encoded by the coding sequence ATGAAACGCTTTATTTTGACTTTTTTCAGTCTAACCCTGTTTTTTGCACTGCGGGGATTTGCACAATGCCCTGATCCAAGTATTACAGCCGATGGCTTTCATCCGCAACCTGAAGATTTGCCCTGTATAATTAATAATGGAACAGCATACAGTGAAACCGTTCAGGTAAATGTGCCAGCTTCTTTTGACACTACACTTCCCTTAATCGGTCCAACTACTGTTACCATCGATAGTATTAGAATCGATTCTATCAACAACAGACCTACTGGAATTGCTTACTCTTGCACCCCGTCAGATTGTGTGTTTGAAGGTGGAAGTGCAGGTTGTGTTACATTCTCTGGCAGCACAACCGATCCAGCAATGGATTATGTGTTGGAAATTTATGCTACTGCCTGGGTAAAAGTGGCTGGCTCTCCCCAAACATTTTCAGGATTTGACATCAGTCAGGCTGGCCTGGAATATTATTTAACTGTTATTAGTGAGTGCGACAACTGCCCGAATACAGGAGGAGAATTTACAGCTGATGCTTTAGCCAATAACCCCGATATATGCGTTGGCGGTAGTACTACACTAAGTGTAGATATTACAGATTCTGGAAACAGAGGGCCATATACTTATGAATGGTCTGATCCTTCAAATAGCTTAGATAGTAATACTGTCGCAAACCCTGTTGCTAGCCCGGCAACATCCGAAACATATAATGTTACTGTCAGCGATACCTGCGGTAATACTACAATTTCTTCTGTTGACGTAAATGTTATTACCGGACCAGCAGCAAGTTTCGGTGTAAGCGATAATGGCAACGGAGCGTTTTCTTTTGATGCTTCTGCATCAACTGGTGTTCCCACCTTAATTTATGACTGGGATTTTGGTGATGGAAGTGCAGCAGGAAGTGGAGAATTAACCACGCATACCTATACTGCTGAAGGCACTTACGATGTAGTATTAACTGTTACGGATGATTGTGGCGCTTCTGATGATCATACTGAACCTGTCGATGTAATTATTACTTCCGTAAACGATCTTTCCCAGGCGGTGGATTATGTAAAAGTTTATCCAAACCCCAACAATGGTACTTTTGAAGTACGCATCAAATCTGCTGATATCAAAAGCAATTACAGTCTCAGGCTAATGGATTTGCAGGGCAAGGAGATTTATGCCGAAAGTGTTTCCAACCAAAATGTTGAATTCAAAAGAAGCATGAACTTCAACCACCTGAATGCCGGAATGTACTTCCTGCACATCAGTTCCGATGGCCTGACTTATGTTGAAAGGTTGGTGATCCAAAAGTAA
- a CDS encoding T9SS type A sorting domain-containing protein yields MLSVSNQNVEFKRSMNFNHLNAGMYFLHISSDGLSYVERLVIQK; encoded by the coding sequence ATCCTAAGTGTTTCCAACCAAAATGTTGAATTCAAAAGAAGTATGAACTTCAACCACCTGAATGCCGGAATGTACTTCCTGCACATCAGTTCCGATGGGCTGAGCTATGTTGAAAGGTTGGTGATTCAGAAGTAA
- a CDS encoding YpdA family putative bacillithiol disulfide reductase: MEQVIIIGAGPCGLAVAIELKKRGIDALILEKGSLTNSIRNYPRRMRFFSTADNIEIGGLPFPTSNVKADRTEALQYYRKAAAYFNLRFKLFTEVISYKKEGQEFIVKTSHATYKSRHLIIATGYFQQARKLNIEGEILPHVSSYYDEPYKYSFSKVAIIGGANSAIEAALELYRHNVEVHMIVRKPEFKPTAKYWLVPDIKNRIKEGKIKVHFNTVVEKIEPNKVMVKNTKSNTGSSIPADFVFSLIGYLPETAPLTNAGVEVNPETLVPKFDKNTFETNVPKLYLCGTIIAGKKTESVFIENGRDHAVQIAQEITGLK, encoded by the coding sequence ATGGAACAAGTAATAATAATTGGAGCAGGACCATGCGGTTTGGCCGTAGCTATTGAACTGAAAAAAAGGGGCATAGATGCCTTGATTTTGGAGAAAGGCAGCTTAACGAATTCAATAAGAAATTACCCCAGGCGTATGCGCTTTTTCTCCACTGCCGATAATATTGAAATTGGTGGACTTCCTTTCCCAACCTCAAACGTGAAAGCCGACAGAACCGAAGCCTTGCAATATTACCGCAAAGCGGCAGCGTATTTTAATTTGCGCTTTAAGTTGTTTACGGAAGTGATTTCCTATAAAAAGGAAGGACAAGAATTCATAGTGAAAACAAGCCATGCAACATATAAATCAAGACATTTGATCATTGCCACTGGTTATTTTCAGCAAGCTAGAAAACTCAATATTGAGGGTGAAATTTTGCCCCACGTAAGCTCTTATTACGATGAACCCTATAAATATTCCTTTTCTAAAGTTGCCATCATTGGTGGTGCCAATTCAGCCATAGAAGCAGCTTTGGAACTGTATCGGCACAATGTGGAAGTACACATGATTGTCAGAAAACCGGAATTTAAGCCCACGGCTAAGTATTGGTTGGTCCCAGATATTAAGAACAGGATCAAGGAAGGAAAAATCAAAGTCCACTTCAATACGGTGGTAGAAAAAATTGAGCCCAATAAAGTGATGGTCAAAAACACAAAATCCAATACAGGTTCTTCTATTCCTGCTGATTTTGTATTTAGCTTAATTGGCTATTTGCCAGAAACAGCACCTTTGACCAATGCAGGTGTTGAAGTAAATCCAGAAACCCTAGTCCCGAAATTTGATAAAAATACTTTTGAAACCAATGTGCCTAAGCTCTACCTATGCGGCACCATTATAGCGGGGAAGAAAACAGAATCCGTTTTTATAGAAAATGGCAGGGATCATGCAGTTCAAATTGCACAGGAAATTACGGGGTTGAAATAG
- the fumC gene encoding class II fumarate hydratase: MRKEKDSIGVIEVPADKYWAAQTQRSIQNFKIGGQQMPLEIIKAFAILKKSAALTNQECGVLDAKKAELIAKVCDEIIAGKHDDQFPLVVWQTGSGTQSNMNVNEVVANRAHVLNGGDLSDEQKSIHPNDDVNKSQSSNDTFPTAMHIAAYKMLLETTIPGIEALKATLEAKSKEFMKVVKIGRTHFMDATPLTLGQEFSGYASQLDHGLRAIKNTLAHLSELALGGTAVGTGINTPEGYAEKVAAKIAELSGIPFKSAENKFEALAAHDAIVEAHGALKTVAVSLMKIGNDIRMLASGPRSGIGEITIPANEPGSSIMPGKVNPTQAEAITMVAAQVIGNDVAISAGGMNGHFELNVFKPMMAANFLHSARLIGDACVSFNENCAKGIEPNHTFIKRNLQNSLMLVTALNTHIGYDNAAKIAKKAHADGTTLKEAALEFGLLTAEEFDKWVVPENMVGKI; the protein is encoded by the coding sequence ATGAGAAAAGAAAAAGACAGTATTGGAGTGATTGAAGTGCCTGCCGATAAATATTGGGCAGCACAAACACAAAGAAGTATCCAGAATTTTAAAATCGGAGGGCAGCAAATGCCGCTTGAGATCATCAAGGCTTTTGCCATTTTGAAAAAATCGGCTGCATTGACCAATCAGGAATGTGGCGTATTGGATGCGAAAAAAGCGGAATTGATTGCCAAGGTATGCGATGAAATCATAGCCGGCAAACACGATGACCAATTTCCGCTTGTAGTTTGGCAAACGGGCTCCGGCACCCAATCCAATATGAATGTAAACGAAGTGGTGGCCAATCGCGCCCATGTTTTGAATGGCGGTGATTTAAGTGATGAACAAAAATCCATTCACCCAAATGACGATGTCAACAAATCACAATCTTCCAATGACACTTTCCCAACTGCGATGCACATTGCTGCCTACAAAATGCTGCTGGAAACCACCATTCCCGGCATTGAGGCATTGAAAGCTACATTGGAAGCCAAGTCAAAGGAATTTATGAAAGTGGTGAAAATTGGTCGCACACATTTTATGGATGCCACGCCTTTGACTTTGGGACAGGAGTTCAGCGGATATGCTTCCCAATTGGATCATGGGCTAAGAGCTATAAAAAACACATTGGCGCATTTGTCGGAATTGGCACTGGGCGGAACGGCTGTTGGCACGGGCATCAACACACCTGAAGGCTATGCGGAAAAAGTAGCTGCTAAAATTGCAGAGTTGAGCGGTATTCCATTTAAATCTGCCGAAAATAAATTTGAAGCATTGGCAGCCCATGATGCCATTGTAGAGGCGCATGGTGCATTGAAAACAGTGGCCGTGAGCCTGATGAAAATCGGAAATGATATTCGCATGTTGGCTTCAGGCCCCAGAAGTGGTATTGGGGAAATCACCATCCCTGCCAATGAACCCGGTTCCTCCATTATGCCCGGCAAGGTAAACCCCACACAGGCCGAGGCCATTACTATGGTTGCCGCTCAGGTGATTGGAAACGATGTGGCCATCAGTGCCGGTGGCATGAACGGACATTTTGAGCTGAACGTGTTCAAGCCCATGATGGCTGCCAATTTTCTGCATTCTGCCAGATTGATAGGCGATGCCTGTGTTTCCTTTAATGAAAATTGCGCCAAAGGCATTGAACCCAATCATACTTTTATTAAGCGCAACCTGCAAAACTCATTGATGTTGGTTACCGCACTCAACACCCATATTGGTTACGACAATGCGGCAAAAATCGCCAAAAAAGCACATGCCGATGGCACTACATTAAAAGAAGCTGCGCTAGAATTCGGTTTGCTCACGGCAGAAGAATTTGACAAATGGGTAGTGCCTGAAAACATGGTGGGTAAAATATAG
- a CDS encoding PIN domain-containing protein, whose protein sequence is MMKKVYIDTSVVGAYYDKEFKYWTKLFFNSVERGEFKLAISEILYAELSNAPLRIREILQKIQENNKIYVEYNSDARKLADEYLNSNVVGHKSITDCRHIATATVNQVEVLASWNFKHIVNLNKIHLYNGVNIQQGYKSIEIRTPREILNYENR, encoded by the coding sequence ATGATGAAAAAAGTGTACATTGATACTTCTGTTGTAGGAGCTTATTATGACAAAGAGTTTAAATACTGGACAAAATTGTTTTTCAACTCTGTTGAAAGAGGTGAATTTAAGTTGGCAATTTCTGAAATACTATATGCTGAATTAAGCAATGCTCCGCTAAGAATTAGGGAAATACTTCAAAAAATTCAGGAAAACAACAAAATTTATGTAGAGTACAATAGTGATGCGCGCAAGTTAGCTGATGAATATTTAAATTCTAATGTTGTAGGCCACAAAAGCATAACCGATTGCAGGCACATAGCTACAGCCACAGTTAACCAAGTTGAAGTACTGGCCAGTTGGAATTTCAAACATATTGTCAATCTTAATAAAATTCATTTGTACAATGGTGTTAATATTCAGCAAGGCTATAAAAGCATAGAAATAAGAACTCCAAGAGAAATATTGAATTATGAAAACAGATGA